One stretch of Zingiber officinale cultivar Zhangliang chromosome 6B, Zo_v1.1, whole genome shotgun sequence DNA includes these proteins:
- the LOC121992304 gene encoding P-loop guanosine triphosphatase YjiA-like produces the protein MAAVSSDLASAFFGLAMRHAGLGCGVRNSVLTFPRLRASKPLVARAFSAGRIVNSGLGRLSMVMRSRCVSCRFAASASATEGESDVLTKIPPDDRIPATIITGFLGSGKTTLLNHILTAEHGKRIAVIENEYGEVDIDGSLVAAKAAGVEDIIMLNNGCLCCTVRGDLVRMIGELVEKKKGKFDHIVIETTGLANPAPIIQTFYAEDTIFNDVKLDGVVTLVDAKHANFHLDDKKPKGVVNEAVEQIAYADRIIVNKIDLVGESDVSSLVQRIKNINGMAYLKRAEYGKVDLDYVLGVGGFDLERIESVVNSDGSEDHHHAHEHDHHHDHHHHHDEHDHEHNHHSDSHSHDHTHDPGVSSVSIVCEGNLDLEKANMWLGMLLMDRSDDIYRMKGLLSVHGMPERFVFQGVHDIFQGSPDRLWGPEEPRINKIVFIGKNLDAKELEKGFKACLL, from the exons ATGGCGGCGGTGTCTTCGGACTTGGCCTCGGCCTTCTTCGGACTCGCGATGCGGCACGCTGGCTTGGGCTGCGGCGTCCGGAACTCAGTCCTGACGTTCCCTCGCTTACGGGCGTCTAAGCCTCTCGTCGCACGGGCATTTTCTGCCGGCAGGATAGTCAACTCCGGCTTGGGACGGCTCTCAATGGTGATGAGATCGCGGTGCGTTTCCTGTCGATTCGCCGCTTCCGCTTCTGCAACAGAGGGAGAATCAGATGTCCTGACCAAGATTCCGCCGGACGACCGCATCCCTGCGACCATCATAACGGGGTTCCTTGGCTCGGGGAAG ACAACATTATTAAATCACATTTTAACTGCTGAACATGGAAAGCGCATTGCAGTCATTGAGAATGAG TACGGGGAAGTTGATATTGATGGTTCCTTGGTTGCTGCAAAAGCTGCTGGTGTTGAAGATATAATCATGCTTAATAATGGTTGTCTTTGCTGCACTGTTCGGGGTGATCTAGTTCGCATGATTGGTGAATTGGTTGAAAAGAAAAAGGGCAAGTTTGATCATATTGTAATAGAAACTACAG GCTTGGCTAATCCAGCTCCTATCATTCAGACATTTTATGCAGAGGATACAATTTTCAATGATGTCAAGTTGGATGGTGTTGTTACTTTGGTGGATGCAAAGCATGCAAACTTTCACTTGGATGATAAGAAGCCCAAAGGAGTAGTGAATGAGGCAGTTGAACAGATTGCTTATGCTGATAGAATAATTGTGAACAAG ATTGATCTCGTTGGGGAGTCTGACGTATCCTCCTTGGTCCAGCGAATAAAG AATATCAATGGCATGGCTTATTTAAAGCGGGCAGAGTATGGAAAAGTCGATTTGGATTATGTACTTGGTGTTGGTGGCTTTGATTTGGAAAG GATTGAAAGTGTTGTgaattctgatggttcagaagatCATCATCATGCTCATGAGCATGATCACCATcatgatcatcatcatcatcatgatgAACATGACCATGAACATA ATCACCATTCTGATTCCCATTCTCACGATCACACCCATGATCCTGGTGTTTCATCTGTCAGCATTGTCTGTGAAGGAAACCTGGATCTTGAGAAG GCAAATATGTGGTTGGGAATGCTATTGATGGATCGCAGTGATGACATATATCGCATGAAAGGCCTTCTGTCAGTCCATGGTATGCCTGAGAGATTTGTTTTCCAG GGAGTTCATGACATTTTCCAGGGTTCTCCTGATAGATTATGGGGCCCAGAAGAGCCTAGAATTAACAAGATTGTGTTTATTGGGAAGAACTTAGATGCTAAGGAATTGGAGAAGGGCTTCAAAGCATGCCTGCTGTGA